One Nocardioides luti DNA window includes the following coding sequences:
- a CDS encoding sigma-70 family RNA polymerase sigma factor — protein sequence MAVRTATRSREIEGRDSVGLYLDEIARNPLLDAVTEVELSKTIEAGLLAEALLAEGRVGRRKGGAPMSATQEELEWLAEEGRKAVDTFITANLRLVVSIARKYGRAQMPMLDLIQEGNTGLIRAVEKFDYTKGYKFSTYATWWVRQAITRGIAQQARVVRLPVHVVEELNQVGGARRTLERQLGRDPDPTEIAQELGMDVDRVLDLMAWGREHVSLDSPVDEDGDTSLGDLMAQETTPGPDLSVLDVEARDRLNSLVDHLDDRAADIIRSRYGLVDGRQHKLADIGLKHGISAERVRQLEREALQKLRRVADPDLAA from the coding sequence ATGGCAGTTCGCACCGCAACCCGTTCCCGCGAGATCGAGGGTCGCGACAGCGTCGGCCTGTACCTCGACGAGATCGCGCGCAACCCCCTCCTCGACGCCGTCACCGAGGTCGAGCTCTCCAAGACGATCGAGGCCGGCCTCCTGGCCGAGGCCCTGCTCGCCGAGGGCCGCGTGGGCCGCCGCAAGGGCGGCGCCCCCATGTCGGCCACGCAGGAGGAGCTCGAGTGGCTGGCCGAGGAGGGCCGCAAGGCCGTCGACACGTTCATCACCGCCAACCTGCGGCTGGTCGTCTCGATCGCCCGCAAGTACGGCCGGGCGCAGATGCCGATGCTGGACCTGATCCAGGAGGGCAACACCGGCCTGATCCGCGCGGTCGAGAAGTTCGACTACACCAAGGGCTACAAGTTCTCGACGTACGCCACCTGGTGGGTGCGCCAGGCGATCACCCGCGGTATCGCGCAGCAGGCCCGCGTCGTCCGCCTCCCCGTGCACGTGGTCGAGGAGCTCAACCAGGTCGGCGGCGCCCGCCGCACCCTGGAGCGCCAGCTGGGCCGCGACCCCGACCCGACCGAGATCGCCCAGGAGCTGGGCATGGACGTCGACCGGGTCCTCGACCTGATGGCCTGGGGCCGTGAGCACGTCAGCCTCGACTCCCCCGTCGACGAGGACGGCGACACGTCGCTCGGCGACCTGATGGCCCAGGAGACCACCCCCGGCCCCGACCTGTCGGTGCTCGACGTGGAGGCGCGCGACCGGCTCAACAGCCTCGTGGACCACCTCGACGACCGGGCGGCCGACATCATCCGGTCGCGGTACGGCCTGGTCGACGGTCGCCAGCACAAGCTGGCCGACATCGGCCTCAAGCACGGCATCTCCGCCGAGCGGGTCCGCCAGCTCGAGCGGGAGGCGCTGCAGAAGCTGCGCCGCGTCGCCGACCCGGACCTGGCTGCCTGA
- the coaE gene encoding dephospho-CoA kinase, whose amino-acid sequence MRVGLTGGVASGKSTVSAILAELGAVVIDADVLAREVVAHGTPGLAQVVEAFGPGILTPDGEMDRPAVGRLVFNDEEKRRTLEGIVHPLVFERYAELEAAAPEGALVVHDIPLLAESGRADGFDAVIVVDAPPELQVERMTGDRGWTREDAESRIAAQASREDRLAIATYVVENTGTREDLRHRVTEVFEELTR is encoded by the coding sequence ATGCGAGTAGGACTCACGGGCGGCGTCGCCTCGGGCAAGAGCACGGTGTCGGCGATCCTGGCGGAGCTGGGGGCGGTGGTGATCGATGCCGACGTGCTGGCGCGCGAGGTGGTCGCCCACGGCACCCCGGGGCTGGCGCAGGTCGTCGAGGCGTTCGGGCCGGGGATCCTGACCCCCGACGGCGAGATGGACCGGCCGGCGGTCGGCCGCCTGGTCTTCAACGACGAGGAGAAGCGCCGGACGCTGGAGGGGATCGTGCACCCGCTGGTCTTCGAGCGGTACGCCGAGCTCGAGGCGGCCGCGCCCGAGGGGGCGCTGGTCGTGCACGACATCCCGCTGCTGGCGGAGTCGGGGCGGGCCGACGGCTTCGACGCGGTGATCGTGGTGGACGCGCCGCCCGAGCTGCAGGTCGAGCGGATGACCGGCGACCGCGGCTGGACCCGCGAGGACGCCGAGTCCCGGATCGCGGCCCAGGCCTCGCGGGAGGACCGGCTCGCGATCGCGACGTACGTCGTGGAGAACACCGGGACGCGCGAAGACCTCCGTCACCGGGTGACGGAGGTCTTCGAGGAGCTGACGAGGTAG
- a CDS encoding carboxypeptidase-like regulatory domain-containing protein — translation MPRLRTSTRPSVWLLTVALAVAGLVSTGAATSTAAAQEPIHIMGTVTDNAGLPVAGAEVQAIVYCGCEGFQTVGETQTADDGTYDLIIAPITSALLQHNDFLVHVAAPAGDHAPEWYDNGVTVFRATNIHVPDGGTATGKDVQLAPGSHINGTVTGPKGAPLAGVAVYVTFADPEDTQWLDPGFGATTAGDGSYDLGPLPASTYHLSFDAPGYGRQRYAGDIVVAEGATITGKDARFGRRVHRGPIHNVERPAILGRPRVGQRVHATPGSWDPERVRTVYRWFVAGKPVARATYASFRPRPRDVGKKLRFQVVAKAYGRTSATAVSPAKRIRKAAPAAATRLEDRPAG, via the coding sequence ATGCCACGCCTGCGCACCTCGACCCGACCGAGCGTCTGGCTGCTGACGGTGGCCCTGGCAGTCGCAGGACTCGTCAGCACCGGGGCGGCGACGTCGACTGCGGCGGCGCAGGAGCCGATCCACATCATGGGCACGGTGACCGACAACGCCGGCCTCCCAGTGGCCGGCGCCGAGGTCCAGGCGATCGTCTACTGCGGCTGCGAGGGGTTTCAGACGGTGGGAGAGACGCAGACCGCCGACGACGGCACCTACGACCTCATCATCGCGCCCATCACCAGCGCCCTGTTGCAGCACAACGACTTCCTCGTGCACGTCGCCGCACCCGCCGGCGACCATGCCCCCGAGTGGTACGACAACGGCGTCACCGTGTTCCGGGCGACGAACATCCACGTGCCGGACGGTGGCACCGCAACGGGCAAGGACGTCCAGCTCGCCCCTGGCAGCCACATCAACGGGACCGTGACCGGCCCCAAGGGGGCTCCCCTCGCGGGGGTTGCTGTGTATGTGACCTTCGCCGACCCCGAGGACACCCAGTGGTTGGATCCGGGGTTCGGCGCCACGACGGCCGGCGACGGCAGCTACGACCTGGGTCCGCTGCCCGCCAGCACCTACCACCTGTCGTTCGACGCGCCCGGCTACGGCAGGCAGCGGTACGCCGGCGACATCGTCGTGGCCGAGGGCGCGACCATCACGGGGAAGGACGCCCGCTTCGGGCGTCGCGTGCACCGGGGTCCCATCCACAACGTGGAGCGGCCGGCGATCCTCGGCAGGCCCCGGGTCGGCCAGCGCGTGCACGCCACCCCGGGATCGTGGGACCCGGAGCGCGTGCGCACGGTCTACCGGTGGTTCGTCGCCGGCAAGCCGGTGGCGCGGGCGACGTACGCCTCCTTCCGGCCCCGTCCCCGCGACGTGGGCAAGAAGCTGCGCTTCCAGGTCGTCGCCAAGGCCTACGGCCGCACGTCCGCCACGGCCGTGTCCCCGGCGAAGAGGATCAGGAAGGCTGCCCCCGCAGCCGCGACGAGGCTCGAGGACCGTCCGGCAGGATGA
- a CDS encoding sigma-70 family RNA polymerase sigma factor, giving the protein MPTWEAAYCEFFVARRRRLLGIAYAILGSWPAAEDATQTAFVKLYVHWPRIDPAAVDAYARRTVVTTSIRSAQKRAREPLTDAVRDAAAREVDVDVRVDLTRALADLSPRDRAVLALRFLEDLSVAEVAELLGVAEGTVKSQTNRALARLRAGETTATTERKSS; this is encoded by the coding sequence GTGCCCACCTGGGAAGCGGCCTACTGCGAGTTCTTCGTGGCTCGCCGCCGGCGCCTGCTCGGGATCGCCTACGCCATCCTCGGCAGCTGGCCGGCTGCGGAGGACGCGACCCAGACGGCCTTCGTGAAGCTGTACGTCCACTGGCCGAGGATCGATCCCGCGGCCGTCGACGCCTACGCCCGGCGCACGGTGGTGACCACGAGCATCCGGTCGGCCCAGAAGCGCGCCCGTGAACCGCTGACGGACGCGGTCCGGGACGCCGCGGCCCGGGAGGTCGACGTGGACGTGCGGGTCGACCTCACCCGGGCCCTCGCCGACCTGTCCCCGCGCGACCGTGCCGTCCTCGCGCTCCGCTTCCTCGAGGACCTGTCGGTCGCGGAGGTCGCGGAGCTGCTCGGCGTGGCCGAGGGCACCGTCAAGAGCCAGACCAACCGCGCGCTCGCACGCCTCCGGGCCGGCGAGACGACCGCCACCACCGAGAGGAAGTCCTCATGA
- a CDS encoding DUF2256 domain-containing protein, with protein sequence MTPPDKICASCGRRIEWRKKWERDWEQVRYCSSSCRRRGVTSTDRALEDALRELLRTAGARPVDVSEAAGVVSAATGTPRQELDEPARRAARRLAAHDEVTIVQRGRAVDPSTARGPISVRVAR encoded by the coding sequence GTGACCCCACCGGACAAGATCTGCGCCTCGTGCGGGCGCCGGATCGAGTGGCGCAAGAAGTGGGAACGCGACTGGGAGCAGGTGCGCTACTGCTCGAGCTCGTGCCGCCGGCGCGGCGTGACGTCCACCGACCGGGCTCTCGAGGACGCGCTCCGCGAGCTCCTCCGAACCGCGGGTGCCCGACCCGTCGACGTGAGCGAGGCCGCGGGCGTCGTCTCGGCAGCCACGGGGACGCCGCGCCAGGAGCTGGACGAGCCGGCCCGACGGGCCGCTCGCCGCCTGGCGGCGCACGACGAGGTCACCATCGTCCAGCGCGGCAGAGCCGTGGACCCCTCCACCGCCAGGGGGCCGATCAGCGTCCGGGTCGCTCGCTGA
- a CDS encoding carboxypeptidase-like regulatory domain-containing protein, whose product MARTRTSTRRSVWLLTVVLAIAGLTSAGAVTTTASAAEPIHITGTVTDNGGLPVAGAEVQAVVYCSCEGFHTAGETQTAEDGAYDLVIPPITESYFDHNDFLVHIDAPAGDHAPEWYDNGVSVFRATSIHVPDGRTATGKDVQLAPGSHITGTVTGPRGAPLAGAVVVADFADPNDGGWADTGFPTRTADDGTYDLGPLPASTYRLSFRAPGYSEQRYPTVVVVGEGETAAGRDVSFRPVRNLKRPAIVGKPVVGRKVSATSGSWDPQRVKRSYQWLVDGKPVAGATHASYRPRVRDLGKKLRFRVIARAPGHPAATATSRGKTIRTATPTATTRIGVRPAR is encoded by the coding sequence ATGGCACGCACACGCACCTCGACCCGCCGGAGCGTCTGGCTGCTGACGGTGGTCCTGGCGATCGCGGGACTCACCAGCGCCGGCGCAGTGACGACGACCGCGTCGGCGGCGGAGCCGATCCACATCACCGGCACGGTCACCGACAACGGCGGCCTCCCGGTGGCGGGCGCCGAGGTCCAGGCCGTCGTCTACTGCAGCTGCGAGGGGTTTCACACAGCGGGAGAGACGCAGACCGCCGAGGACGGGGCCTATGACCTCGTCATCCCGCCCATCACCGAGTCCTACTTCGACCACAACGACTTCCTCGTGCACATCGACGCACCCGCCGGCGACCATGCCCCCGAGTGGTACGACAACGGCGTCAGCGTGTTCCGGGCGACGAGCATCCACGTGCCGGACGGTCGGACCGCGACGGGCAAGGACGTCCAGCTCGCCCCCGGCAGCCACATCACCGGGACCGTGACCGGGCCCCGGGGGGCTCCTCTCGCCGGCGCCGTGGTCGTGGCCGACTTCGCCGACCCCAACGACGGCGGCTGGGCCGACACGGGCTTCCCCACCAGGACGGCCGACGACGGCACCTACGACCTGGGACCGCTGCCGGCCAGCACCTACCGTCTCTCGTTCCGTGCGCCCGGCTACTCGGAGCAGCGCTACCCCACGGTCGTCGTCGTGGGCGAGGGGGAGACCGCCGCGGGGAGGGACGTGAGCTTCCGCCCCGTGCGCAACCTGAAGCGCCCCGCGATCGTCGGCAAGCCCGTCGTGGGACGGAAAGTGAGCGCCACATCGGGCTCGTGGGACCCCCAGCGCGTGAAGAGGAGCTACCAGTGGCTCGTCGACGGGAAGCCGGTGGCCGGGGCGACGCACGCGTCGTACCGCCCCCGCGTGCGCGACCTGGGGAAGAAGCTGCGCTTCCGGGTCATTGCCAGGGCTCCGGGCCACCCGGCCGCCACGGCCACCTCGCGCGGAAAGACCATCAGGACGGCCACCCCCACCGCGACGACCAGGATCGGGGTCCGTCCGGCCCGGTGA
- a CDS encoding HNH endonuclease: MFDSTAARLASLRAWTDQLRTAHEGLDDAGRIDMLRALEELACAARAAQAMVTVDFDESQRAAQAAAGVPQRRRGSDVAGQVALARRESPHRGRQHLGLAKALRDEMPDTMEAFRDGRITEHKATLLVRETACLSREDRRTVDARLAGNADALERMGDQELAGAAAKLAYQLDPEAIVERRRRAETDRRVTLRPAPDVMSQLSALLPMKQGVSVYAALTREADRLRAAGDERSRGQIMADALVSRVVGGAADGGAAAPDPHVMINLVVSDDVLLGASNEPAHVTGYGPVPADLARSLASSARVWLRRLYSSSATGSLVAMDSRARCVPTAIAALIRARDQRCRTPWCDAPVRQVDHVKTVDEGGGTTVPNLQGLCEACNHTKQSPGWRQRPRPGPRHVVETTTPTGHTYRSTSPPLRHPSFVEVGPGHWARVA; the protein is encoded by the coding sequence ATGTTCGATAGCACAGCGGCTCGGCTCGCTTCCTTGCGCGCCTGGACCGACCAGCTCCGGACAGCCCACGAGGGCCTGGACGACGCGGGCCGGATCGACATGCTGCGCGCGCTCGAGGAGCTCGCGTGCGCGGCCCGGGCAGCGCAGGCGATGGTCACCGTGGACTTCGACGAGTCCCAGCGAGCCGCCCAAGCAGCCGCGGGGGTACCCCAGCGTCGCCGGGGCAGCGACGTCGCCGGTCAGGTCGCACTGGCTCGTCGCGAGTCTCCGCACCGCGGTCGTCAGCACCTCGGCCTGGCCAAGGCGCTGCGCGACGAGATGCCCGACACGATGGAGGCGTTCCGTGACGGACGGATCACCGAGCACAAGGCCACCCTCCTGGTCCGCGAGACCGCCTGCCTGAGCCGCGAAGACCGCCGCACGGTCGACGCCCGGCTCGCCGGCAACGCGGACGCCCTCGAGCGGATGGGTGACCAGGAGCTGGCCGGTGCCGCCGCGAAGCTGGCCTACCAGCTCGACCCCGAGGCGATCGTCGAGCGCCGCCGTCGCGCCGAGACCGACCGGCGCGTGACCCTGCGCCCGGCGCCGGACGTCATGAGCCAGCTGTCGGCACTCCTGCCGATGAAGCAGGGCGTCTCCGTGTACGCCGCCCTCACCCGCGAGGCGGATCGCCTGCGCGCCGCGGGCGACGAGCGCTCGCGCGGCCAGATCATGGCCGACGCACTGGTCTCCCGGGTCGTGGGTGGCGCCGCCGACGGCGGCGCGGCCGCGCCCGACCCCCACGTGATGATCAACCTCGTCGTCTCCGACGACGTCCTGCTGGGCGCCAGCAACGAGCCCGCCCACGTCACGGGCTACGGGCCTGTCCCGGCCGACCTCGCCCGCAGCCTCGCGAGCAGCGCCCGGGTCTGGCTCCGTCGGCTCTACTCCTCCTCCGCGACCGGCTCGCTCGTGGCCATGGACTCGCGCGCCCGCTGCGTCCCCACCGCCATCGCCGCCCTCATCCGGGCACGTGACCAGCGCTGCCGCACCCCCTGGTGCGACGCCCCGGTGAGACAGGTCGACCACGTGAAGACCGTCGACGAGGGCGGAGGCACCACCGTCCCGAACCTCCAGGGCCTCTGCGAGGCCTGCAACCACACCAAGCAGTCCCCCGGGTGGCGGCAGCGTCCTCGGCCAGGCCCACGGCACGTGGTCGAGACCACCACCCCCACCGGTCACACCTACCGGTCGACCTCACCGCCGCTGCGCCACCCCTCCTTCGTCGAGGTCGGCCCCGGGCACTGGGCTCGCGTCGCCTGA
- a CDS encoding AMP-binding protein, which yields MTDDVDLSPGDRVALLLPGSTAYVELVLALLAAGIFPIPLDPRLTAHERERILGGLEPHLVVETEEQATALAARIPSVPADPGDLLPRGRPMHVTSGTTGTPKGVDSGLLGEAQAAALVAEERELWGFCADDVNLVISPIYHSAPLRFAMGTLLAGGRVVGLDGPGGFDPATITATIQRERPTTMFCVPTHLQRLFGHWDAVGVPDLTCFRLVAHAGAPCPDAVKRRLIELFPDGSTWEFYGSTEGQFTACRSEEWLERPGTVGRARPGRTLALDDDGTIWCTVPEHARFTYYGAPEKTAEAWRDTPDGPAFSVGDLGRLDADGYLHLDGRRTDLIISGGVNVYPLEVENTLREHPGVEDVAVFGVPDEQWGQRVCAAVVGSAAEAELTAYVRERLAPPKRPKTWRFLDELPRTLTGKVRRDRL from the coding sequence GTGACCGACGACGTGGACCTGAGCCCCGGGGACCGGGTGGCGCTGCTGCTGCCGGGCTCCACGGCGTACGTCGAGCTGGTGCTTGCCCTGCTCGCCGCCGGCATCTTCCCGATCCCGCTCGACCCGCGGCTCACCGCCCACGAGCGCGAGCGGATCCTGGGCGGGCTCGAGCCTCACCTGGTGGTCGAGACGGAGGAGCAGGCGACGGCGCTCGCGGCCCGGATCCCGAGCGTCCCCGCCGACCCGGGCGACCTTCTCCCCCGCGGCCGTCCGATGCACGTGACCAGCGGGACCACCGGCACCCCGAAGGGTGTCGACAGCGGCCTGCTCGGTGAGGCCCAGGCGGCGGCGCTCGTGGCCGAGGAACGCGAGCTCTGGGGCTTCTGCGCCGACGACGTCAACCTCGTGATCAGCCCGATCTACCACTCGGCACCGCTGCGGTTCGCGATGGGCACGCTGCTCGCGGGCGGCCGGGTCGTCGGGCTCGACGGACCGGGCGGCTTCGACCCCGCGACGATCACCGCGACGATCCAGCGCGAGCGCCCGACCACGATGTTCTGCGTGCCGACCCACCTGCAGCGGCTCTTCGGGCACTGGGACGCGGTCGGCGTCCCCGACCTCACCTGCTTCCGCCTGGTCGCGCACGCCGGCGCCCCGTGCCCCGACGCGGTCAAGCGCCGCCTGATCGAGCTCTTCCCCGACGGCTCGACGTGGGAGTTCTACGGCTCGACCGAGGGCCAGTTCACCGCCTGCCGCAGCGAGGAGTGGCTCGAGCGGCCCGGCACCGTCGGCCGGGCGCGGCCGGGCCGGACGCTCGCGCTGGACGACGACGGCACCATCTGGTGCACCGTGCCGGAGCACGCCCGCTTCACCTACTACGGCGCCCCGGAGAAGACCGCCGAGGCCTGGCGCGACACCCCGGACGGCCCCGCCTTCTCGGTCGGCGACCTGGGGCGGCTCGACGCGGACGGCTACCTCCACCTCGACGGACGGCGCACCGACCTGATCATCAGCGGCGGCGTCAACGTCTACCCGCTCGAGGTCGAGAACACCCTGCGCGAGCACCCGGGCGTCGAGGACGTCGCGGTCTTCGGCGTGCCCGACGAGCAGTGGGGCCAGCGCGTCTGCGCGGCCGTCGTCGGGAGCGCCGCCGAGGCCGAGCTGACGGCGTACGTGCGGGAGCGGCTCGCCCCGCCGAAGCGGCCGAAGACCTGGCGCTTCCTCGACGAGCTCCCGCGCACGCTCACCGGCAAGGTCCGGCGCGACCGGCTCTGA
- a CDS encoding GlxA family transcriptional regulator, with amino-acid sequence MRSVAVLVQDGVEPFGLGAMCEVWAEPYHPDDDNPVFDFVVATPRPGRVAGPSGYDLHVDHGLDAAAGADLICVAPKRDYRTPSPEVAEVVAAAHARGAFVFAHCTAAFVLGEAGLLDGRRCTTHWRHVGHLAEAFPLAHVDEDVLYVQDGTIVTGAGSAAGLDAALHLMRQQFGARTAAAAARRMVIPPHRSGGQAQFISRPVPDCDAETLGPLLTWILENLGLDLSVDELARRSHMSPRTFARRFRAETGTTPHTWVTGQRVQAAEELLELTDHSIDWIADEVGFGNAATLRHHFARARGVSPQQYRRTFSGAQATASA; translated from the coding sequence ATGCGATCCGTGGCCGTGCTCGTCCAGGACGGCGTCGAGCCCTTCGGCCTCGGCGCGATGTGCGAGGTGTGGGCCGAGCCCTACCACCCCGACGACGACAACCCGGTCTTCGACTTCGTCGTGGCCACCCCGCGGCCGGGCCGGGTGGCCGGCCCGTCGGGCTACGACCTGCACGTGGACCACGGCCTCGACGCCGCGGCCGGCGCCGACCTGATCTGCGTGGCGCCGAAGCGCGACTACCGCACCCCGTCGCCCGAGGTCGCGGAGGTGGTGGCGGCCGCCCACGCGCGCGGCGCCTTCGTCTTCGCCCACTGCACGGCGGCGTTCGTGCTGGGGGAGGCCGGCCTGCTCGACGGGCGGCGCTGCACGACGCACTGGCGGCACGTGGGCCACCTCGCCGAGGCGTTCCCGCTGGCGCACGTCGACGAGGACGTCCTCTACGTGCAGGACGGCACCATCGTCACCGGCGCCGGCTCGGCCGCAGGCCTGGACGCCGCGCTGCACCTGATGCGCCAGCAGTTCGGCGCCCGCACCGCCGCCGCGGCTGCGCGCCGGATGGTCATCCCGCCGCACCGCTCGGGCGGTCAGGCGCAGTTCATCTCCCGGCCCGTCCCCGACTGCGACGCCGAAACCCTGGGCCCGCTGCTCACCTGGATCCTCGAGAACCTCGGCCTGGACCTCAGCGTCGACGAGCTCGCCCGGCGCTCGCACATGTCGCCGCGCACCTTCGCCCGACGCTTCCGCGCGGAGACCGGCACCACGCCGCACACGTGGGTCACCGGCCAGCGGGTGCAGGCCGCCGAGGAGCTGCTCGAGCTCACCGACCACTCGATCGACTGGATCGCCGACGAGGTCGGCTTCGGCAACGCGGCCACGCTGCGGCACCACTTCGCCCGCGCCCGGGGTGTGAGTCCCCAGCAGTACCGCCGTACCTTCAGCGGTGCGCAGGCGACGGCCAGCGCCTGA
- a CDS encoding aryl-sulfate sulfotransferase, with product MPRHLQAALGLVLVGSALQIALPAGAAGAADTPTHSVTVTGEGVSTYPAYAPQVQRYAVRTTSGTAGTIDVTATTSDPDGAITVNGRPATSGEPLEVTGLAPGDEVAVAIDDAGGSSHQAFVYLPAGFPELAASGTRPADGAPYVFLGLGSFLSATSFQTAVDARGVPAYVREALEPHDFRPQPHGPAYTVFEPVKDSPDDQEYGYRVRELDRQFAVTRTRRLRPVPRLGITPDNTDFHDVQYAADGRVVMIGYHRDVRPHGRTWLDAVIEIVGPKGKLQFAWSTQGHVKPKEAYVLGAKGQDYAHINSVQLLRNGDLLASFRNLGQVMRIATTRHGGHRPGDVVWRMGGVENEFRFKDPGYAGFCAQHDARILPNGHLMLFDNGSRADSGGPIAPQTADMCPDPSDRDGARVARPQSRVVEYAVDARRRVVRRVWSYAVPGRYAPFAGNAQRLPGGHTLVGWSNAENNGPEPAPITSEVTRGGSEIWSLSARGWFSYRAFSGEAPDAIRPEIEVSGLDDGSPHPVGSTVVVDYTCSDRGGSVLVSCAGPVPSGTPWTVTGSPFVVTARDGQGNSTRSSTTY from the coding sequence ATGCCCCGCCACCTGCAGGCCGCGCTCGGCCTCGTGCTCGTCGGATCGGCCCTCCAGATCGCCCTCCCGGCGGGTGCCGCGGGCGCCGCGGACACCCCCACGCACAGCGTGACGGTGACCGGCGAGGGCGTCAGCACCTACCCGGCCTACGCGCCGCAGGTGCAGCGGTACGCCGTCCGCACGACGTCCGGGACCGCCGGGACGATCGACGTCACGGCCACCACCAGCGACCCGGACGGCGCGATCACCGTCAACGGCCGGCCGGCCACGAGCGGGGAGCCGCTGGAGGTGACCGGACTCGCGCCCGGCGACGAGGTGGCGGTCGCGATCGACGACGCCGGCGGCAGCTCCCACCAGGCGTTCGTCTACCTCCCGGCCGGCTTCCCCGAGCTGGCGGCCAGCGGCACCCGGCCCGCCGACGGGGCGCCGTACGTCTTCCTGGGGCTGGGCAGCTTCCTGTCCGCCACGTCGTTCCAGACCGCGGTCGACGCGCGCGGCGTCCCGGCCTACGTGCGCGAGGCGCTCGAGCCGCACGACTTCCGGCCGCAGCCCCACGGCCCGGCGTACACCGTCTTCGAGCCGGTCAAGGACAGCCCGGACGACCAGGAGTACGGCTACCGGGTCCGCGAGCTCGACCGGCAGTTCGCCGTGACGCGGACCCGCCGCCTGCGCCCCGTCCCCCGCCTCGGCATCACGCCGGACAACACCGACTTCCATGACGTGCAGTACGCCGCCGACGGCCGCGTCGTGATGATCGGCTACCACCGCGACGTCCGCCCCCACGGGCGCACGTGGCTCGACGCCGTCATCGAGATCGTCGGCCCGAAGGGCAAGCTGCAGTTCGCCTGGTCGACGCAGGGTCACGTGAAGCCGAAGGAGGCCTACGTCCTCGGCGCCAAGGGCCAGGACTACGCCCACATCAACTCCGTGCAGCTGCTCCGCAACGGCGACCTGCTCGCGTCGTTCCGCAACCTCGGCCAGGTGATGCGGATCGCCACCACCCGCCACGGCGGGCACCGGCCCGGGGACGTGGTCTGGCGGATGGGCGGCGTCGAGAACGAGTTCCGCTTCAAGGACCCGGGGTACGCCGGCTTCTGCGCCCAGCACGACGCCCGGATCCTGCCCAACGGCCACCTGATGCTCTTCGACAACGGCTCGCGCGCCGACTCCGGCGGCCCGATCGCGCCGCAGACGGCCGACATGTGCCCAGACCCGTCGGACCGCGACGGCGCCCGCGTCGCGCGGCCGCAGAGCCGCGTCGTCGAGTACGCCGTCGACGCGCGCCGCCGCGTCGTACGCCGGGTCTGGAGCTACGCCGTCCCCGGCCGCTACGCGCCGTTCGCCGGCAACGCCCAGCGGCTGCCCGGCGGCCACACCCTCGTGGGCTGGTCGAACGCGGAGAACAACGGCCCGGAGCCGGCGCCCATCACCAGCGAGGTCACCCGCGGCGGCAGCGAGATCTGGTCGCTGAGCGCCCGCGGCTGGTTCTCCTACCGCGCCTTCTCCGGTGAGGCCCCCGACGCGATCCGGCCCGAGATCGAGGTCTCCGGCCTCGACGACGGGTCGCCGCACCCCGTCGGCAGCACGGTCGTCGTCGACTACACCTGCAGCGACCGCGGCGGCTCGGTGCTGGTGTCCTGCGCCGGCCCGGTGCCGTCCGGCACGCCGTGGACGGTCACCGGCTCGCCGTTCGTCGTGACCGCCCGTGACGGGCAGGGCAACAGCACGCGCAGCAGCACGACGTACTGA